A single Pseudostreptobacillus hongkongensis DNA region contains:
- a CDS encoding IS1634 family transposase: MYLEKITRNGKTFLYKTEGVYDKITKKQKKVRITIGSLDKLKLIYDDPIEHFKNEIELENKQRELEHNKSYTFTFSKTKINYDNIRNNNNIFNLGCIYLEKIYYSLGLDKVINKMKYHEKASVKLEHILKLLIYNRIMNPKSKLNDFKLKDNYPINLKLELHDIYKALDVFFKYKDDFLSSIKDNISSLINYDLSKTHFDVTNFYLYTDEDNERDLPKKGYSKENVQNPIIQLGLLTDNNGLPIDYKLFSGNTPDVATYIDFINEVKKTHSIRKSIIIADAGLVSNDNIIKTILSGSGYIFKHSLLRLNKDDYNMFLSNIKPFIDEILEDNPNINGVYKSIHVEVDRTVIDIYGKKVKVPLTQKFLFTYSRSYDKRSKYIREEELVNADKYIKNPEKLNKYLSKVASSLINTKIKHNDVNINDKKLKKYEEISGYSLIISSEYDMDDLDILKAYKEQYRIEESFRVMKSTIKTRPIYLSNEYRIQSHFLICFLALLFIRILQIKLNRIYSVDEIVNGVKDLEIFKHTGSNMFEINGLSEIHKYLNNILDVDIPTYEYTGKELVNLFSKCKKI; encoded by the coding sequence ATGTATCTTGAAAAAATAACTAGAAATGGTAAAACTTTTTTGTATAAAACTGAAGGTGTGTATGATAAAATTACTAAAAAACAAAAGAAAGTTCGTATTACCATCGGTTCTTTAGATAAACTTAAACTTATCTATGATGACCCTATAGAACATTTTAAAAATGAAATTGAACTTGAAAATAAACAAAGAGAATTAGAACATAATAAATCATATACTTTTACTTTCTCTAAAACTAAAATTAATTATGATAATATAAGAAACAATAATAATATCTTTAATCTTGGTTGTATATACCTTGAGAAAATATACTACTCTTTAGGTCTTGATAAAGTTATTAATAAAATGAAATATCATGAAAAGGCTTCTGTTAAACTTGAACATATTCTTAAATTATTAATATATAATAGAATTATGAACCCTAAATCTAAACTTAATGATTTTAAACTTAAAGATAATTATCCTATTAATCTTAAACTTGAACTTCATGATATATACAAAGCTTTAGATGTTTTCTTTAAGTATAAAGATGATTTCTTATCTTCTATCAAAGATAATATTTCTTCTTTAATTAATTATGATCTTTCTAAAACTCATTTTGATGTTACTAACTTTTATCTTTATACTGATGAAGATAATGAAAGAGATTTACCTAAAAAAGGTTACTCTAAAGAAAATGTTCAAAACCCTATTATTCAATTAGGACTTTTAACTGATAATAATGGTCTTCCTATTGATTACAAGCTTTTTAGTGGTAATACTCCTGATGTTGCTACATATATTGATTTTATCAATGAAGTTAAAAAAACTCACTCTATTAGAAAAAGTATTATCATTGCTGATGCTGGTCTTGTTTCTAATGATAATATTATTAAAACCATTTTATCTGGTTCTGGATATATATTTAAACATTCTTTACTTAGACTTAACAAAGATGATTACAATATGTTCCTTTCTAATATTAAACCTTTTATAGATGAAATTCTTGAAGATAATCCCAATATTAATGGAGTATATAAAAGTATTCATGTTGAAGTTGATAGAACAGTTATTGATATATATGGCAAAAAGGTTAAAGTTCCTTTAACACAAAAATTTCTTTTTACTTACTCTAGAAGTTATGATAAAAGATCAAAATATATTAGAGAAGAAGAATTAGTTAATGCTGATAAATATATTAAAAATCCTGAAAAACTTAATAAGTATTTATCTAAAGTTGCTTCTAGTTTAATTAATACTAAAATTAAGCATAATGATGTTAATATTAATGATAAGAAGTTAAAAAAATATGAAGAAATATCTGGGTATTCACTTATCATTAGTAGTGAATATGATATGGATGATTTAGATATACTTAAAGCATATAAAGAGCAATATAGGATAGAAGAAAGTTTTAGAGTTATGAAATCTACTATTAAGACTAGACCTATTTATTTAAGTAATGAATATAGAATACAAAGTCATTTTTTAATTTGTTTTTTAGCACTATTATTTATTAGAATATTACAAATTAAATTAAATAGAATTTATTCTGTTGATGAGATTGTTAATGGAGTTAAGGATTTAGAGATATTTAAGCATACGGGATCTAATATGTTTGAAATTAATGGCTTAAGTGAAATCCATAAATATTTAAACAATATATTAGATGTTGACATTCCTACTTATGAATATACTGGAAAAGAATTAGTAAATTTATTTTCAAAATGTAAGAAAATTTAA